A window of Candidatus Methylomirabilota bacterium contains these coding sequences:
- a CDS encoding DUF885 domain-containing protein, with translation MSSFAELARDFLGEEYADAPVMASHLGLTEYDERLDDLSAAAFEARHRKSLVWLARFRGLAEADLGADERIDRDLAVSTLQGRAIMADWEMWRRQPDTYLNPGLSGVFTLFLHRLRPEAELVRAAAARLRAVPRAIADGERNLAADLTPRVYVERALGQARAAARYARELVPAEVADPRLRAEIAEAGAVAAAAFERFAAFLDGLRARARGTWVIGEARYSRLLREKELLPLDTGGLQARGRREYARLAEELREYARKIAGTDDWPRVLAELNRDHPPTPETMREAYDEWTERARRFLRERGLVSFPAGEECVVRPSPPFQRPVLAVASYQRPPAFSTSLRGHFFVPFPPDGASAEEVQKRLENNSHASIPTTSVHEAYPGHHWHLVTAKANPSGLRRTFSTSYFTEGWALYAEQMMREQGFFEDPRHEMSQCEAMLFRAARIVVDTSLHTGAMTFDDAVAFMTAKANLPEPTARAEVARYCSWPTQASAYLTGCLEILALRERYFARGGHSDTAALRAFHDTLAGSGALPIALAERALALGEEA, from the coding sequence ATGTCGTCGTTCGCGGAGCTCGCCCGGGACTTCCTCGGAGAGGAGTACGCCGACGCGCCCGTGATGGCCAGCCACCTCGGGCTCACCGAGTACGACGAGCGGCTCGACGATCTCTCGGCGGCGGCCTTCGAGGCCCGGCATCGGAAGAGCCTCGTCTGGCTCGCTCGCTTCCGCGGGCTGGCCGAGGCCGACCTCGGCGCCGACGAGCGGATCGACCGCGACCTGGCCGTGTCGACGCTCCAGGGGCGCGCCATCATGGCCGATTGGGAGATGTGGCGCCGCCAGCCCGACACGTACCTGAATCCGGGACTCTCCGGGGTCTTCACCCTCTTCCTCCATCGCCTCCGGCCGGAGGCCGAGCTGGTGCGGGCGGCCGCCGCCCGGCTCCGCGCGGTGCCCCGCGCCATCGCGGATGGCGAGCGGAACCTCGCCGCCGACCTGACGCCGCGGGTCTACGTGGAGCGGGCACTCGGCCAGGCCCGCGCCGCGGCGCGTTACGCGCGCGAGCTCGTGCCCGCCGAGGTCGCGGACCCGCGACTGCGCGCGGAGATCGCCGAGGCGGGCGCCGTCGCCGCGGCAGCCTTCGAGCGCTTCGCCGCGTTCCTCGACGGACTCCGCGCGCGGGCGCGCGGGACCTGGGTGATCGGCGAGGCGCGCTACAGCCGGCTGCTCCGGGAGAAGGAGCTGCTGCCGCTCGACACCGGCGGTCTCCAAGCGCGCGGGCGCCGGGAGTACGCCCGGCTCGCCGAGGAGCTCCGCGAGTACGCCCGGAAGATTGCCGGCACCGACGACTGGCCCCGGGTGCTCGCGGAGCTGAACCGCGACCATCCGCCGACGCCGGAGACGATGCGCGAGGCGTATGACGAGTGGACGGAGCGCGCCCGGCGGTTCCTGCGCGAGCGGGGCCTGGTCTCGTTCCCCGCCGGCGAGGAGTGCGTGGTGCGCCCGTCCCCGCCCTTCCAGCGCCCGGTCCTGGCGGTCGCGTCCTATCAGCGCCCGCCGGCCTTCTCGACCTCGCTCCGCGGCCACTTCTTCGTGCCCTTCCCGCCCGACGGCGCCTCCGCCGAGGAAGTGCAGAAGCGCCTGGAGAACAACAGCCACGCCAGCATCCCCACCACGTCGGTCCACGAAGCCTACCCCGGACATCACTGGCACCTCGTCACGGCCAAGGCAAACCCGTCTGGGCTCCGCCGGACGTTCAGCACGTCGTACTTCACCGAAGGGTGGGCGCTCTACGCCGAGCAGATGATGCGTGAGCAGGGGTTCTTCGAGGACCCGCGCCACGAGATGAGCCAGTGCGAGGCCATGCTCTTCCGGGCCGCCCGCATCGTGGTCGACACGAGCCTCCACACCGGGGCGATGACCTTCGACGACGCGGTGGCCTTCATGACGGCGAAGGCCAACCTGCCGGAGCCGACCGCCAGGGCCGAGGTCGCCCGCTACTGTAGCTGGCCCACCCAGGCCTCCGCCTACCTCACCGGCTGCCTCGAGATCCTCGCCCTGCGCGAGCGATACTTCGCGCGCGGCGGTCATTCGGACACCGCCGCCCTCCGCGCCTTCCACGACACGCTGGCGGGGAGCGGCGCCCTCCC